In the genome of Actinomycetota bacterium, the window CCTGCGGGTGCTGCGCGCCGGCGGCGTCACCCCGGATGGCGGTCGAGCTCGTCCAGGCTCGGGGCCGTCCGGATCGACGGGCTGAGGCAGCCCCAGACGACCAGGACCAGGGCGACGGCGGCGAACAGGCCGATGGCGGCCCGGGCCGGCAGGGCGTCGAGCAGGATGCCGGCGACCAGCGGCCCCAGCGGCACGATCAGCAGCGAGATCGCCCGCCAGATGGACTCGACCCGGCCGAGCAGACGGTCGGGCGTCATCGCGATGCGGTAGCCGTGGACGACCGAGTTGGTCGAGGGGATCGCCAGGGCCGTTGGCAGGGTGCTGGCGGCCAGCACGTAGACGTTGGGCCAGATCAGGAACAGGCCGCAGCCGAGCCAGGTCCACAGCTCCAGCAGCAGCACCGTGCGGACCGAGAGGACCCGGCTGACCAGCGGGGCCAGGAACGAGCCGAGCAGCACGCAGCCCCCGAAGGCCGAGAGGAGCAGGCCGACCCGGCCGCCGGACAGGCCCTGGCGCTGACCGAGGACCACGACCGCGAACAGGACGCCCACGCCGATGAAGTTCGACAGCCCGAACAGGAGCGCGCAGATGCGCAGGAACCGGTGGCCCCAGAGGAAGCCGAACCCCTCGGCGAGCCGCGAGCGCAGCGACGCCCGGTCGGGCTCGCGCGCCTCCTGGAACGGGCCCCGCATGGCCAGCAGCGAGACGGTCGAGAAGGCGTAGGAGACGGCGTCGACCAGGAACGGGAGCGCCCGGGCGACCCCGAACAGCGCGCCGCCGATCGGCGGGCCGGCCAGGTCGACCGCCGCCAGCCGGCCCGTCTGGGCGCCCGCTGCTCCCGGCAGCTGGCGCGCCGGCACCACGGCCCGGAGGGCCCCGGCCTGCGCGGCCGCGAACAGGGCCGCGCCGGCGCCCTCGACGAGGGCGACCAGTGGGATCGCCCAGAAGACGAGCCGGCCGGCCAGGATCGCCGCGGCCAGCCCGCCGACGGCGAGCACGCGGACGCCGTCGGCCGCGACCATCAGCCACCGCCGGTTCCAGCGGTCGGCGACCACCCCGGCGGGCAGGGCGAACAGTGTCAGGGCCAGGGCGCGGGCGAAGGCGACCACCCCCGCCCTGGCCGCCGACCCCGTCACCTCCAGCACGAGCAGGGGGTAGGCGATCGCCGCCGACTTGGTGCCGGCCTCCGACAGCAGCTGCCCGGTCTGGAGGAGCAGGAAGTCGCGGTTCCGGCGAAGCGGGACCGCGGTCACGCGTCGATCGGCTCGACGGTGACGCCCTGCTCGGCGAGCCAGGCCTCGGCCTGGTCGAGCTGGTCGGTGGGGCCGGAGAGCTCGAGCAGGAACCAGGCGACCCCGGACTCCACGTCGACGTTGGCCCGGCGGACGTTGACCACGGCCGTGGTCGTCCTGACCAGGTCGTGGAGAATCGGCCGGTGGACCAGCTCCGGCGGGAGGGTGCAGTGGACCAGCCGCCTCACGGTGCCGGCCTCTGGTGCAGGGCGGCGTTCATGGAGCCGGAGCGGAAGCCCTCCAGGTCGAGGGTGACGTAGGTGAAGCCGAGGTCGTGCAGGCCGTCGACCAGGCGGGCCCGGCGGCCCGGTTCGACCAGCTCGCCCAGGGCACCGACCGGGACCTCGATCCGGGCCAGGTCGCCGTGGTCGCGGACGCGGAGC includes:
- a CDS encoding MFS transporter, which translates into the protein MTAVPLRRNRDFLLLQTGQLLSEAGTKSAAIAYPLLVLEVTGSAARAGVVAFARALALTLFALPAGVVADRWNRRWLMVAADGVRVLAVGGLAAAILAGRLVFWAIPLVALVEGAGAALFAAAQAGALRAVVPARQLPGAAGAQTGRLAAVDLAGPPIGGALFGVARALPFLVDAVSYAFSTVSLLAMRGPFQEAREPDRASLRSRLAEGFGFLWGHRFLRICALLFGLSNFIGVGVLFAVVVLGQRQGLSGGRVGLLLSAFGGCVLLGSFLAPLVSRVLSVRTVLLLELWTWLGCGLFLIWPNVYVLAASTLPTALAIPSTNSVVHGYRIAMTPDRLLGRVESIWRAISLLIVPLGPLVAGILLDALPARAAIGLFAAVALVLVVWGCLSPSIRTAPSLDELDRHPG
- a CDS encoding NIL domain-containing protein, whose product is MRRLVHCTLPPELVHRPILHDLVRTTTAVVNVRRANVDVESGVAWFLLELSGPTDQLDQAEAWLAEQGVTVEPIDA